A section of the Triticum dicoccoides isolate Atlit2015 ecotype Zavitan chromosome 7A, WEW_v2.0, whole genome shotgun sequence genome encodes:
- the LOC119333100 gene encoding uncharacterized protein LOC119333100, with protein MAGSPLPPSLEERNQPHASSRLSVRADGEVKPLRVRLLGNEPTRERKKTHDDLAFHHHLQRSTSSAPPHRRAAACRQRPSAVRLPHRYGFPPPATLDVGATPSPIPSLSPRPDVVVLHHQPSPCVFLLKRRYPPSLLSLADVPCSGNGKKQFQTVCLASQSQVSQRESVPLLPNALLHLAGAPAPPITRRSTEQFDGRCPAACSSVLLCPIDFNHHLARQMSLFKEFKYGRGAADGWMLANTKVAHGRSEIFHLLLALVKTLGDYKAVMGEVLGKHNKALEHQVLPITSADAKVVQPVAQNKQVYLKQGHCPSPEKRKAIVHLQRSARPIAH; from the exons ATGGCGGGctctcccctccctccctcccttgagGAACGTAACCAGCCGCACGCGTCGTCCCGTTTGTCGGTGCGTGCGGATGGTGAAGTGAAGCCGCTACGCGTGCGGTTACTTGGCAA TGAACCAACGAGGGAAAGAAAAAAAACGCACGACGACCTCGCCTTCCATCACCACCTCCAGCGCTCCACCTCCAGCGCGCCGCCGCATCGACGCGCagccgcctgccgccaacgcccctCCGCCGTGCGCCTTCCCCACCGCTATGGCTTTCCACCACCGGCGACACTCGATGTTGGCGCCACACCTTCCCCCATCCCCTCTCTCTCGCCACGacccgacgtcgtcgtcctccaccACCAGCCCAGCCCTTGCGTCTTCCTCTTAAAGCGACGCTACCCACCCTCCCTCCTCTCTTTGGCCGACGTCCCGTGCTCCGGCAACGGCAAAAAACAGTTCCAAACCGTCTGCCTCGCCTCTCAATCACAGGTGAGCCAACGGGAGTCGGTTCCTCTCCTCCCCAATGCTCTTCTTCACCTGGCCGGAGCACCTGCTCCTCCCATCACGCGCAGATCGACGGAGCAGTTCGATGGTCGTTGCCCAGCTGCGTGCAGTTCAGTACTGCTCTGCCCCATCGACTTCAACCACCATCTCGCCAG ACAAATGAGCTTGTTTAAGGAATTCAAGTATGGACGTGGAGCAGCAGATGGATGGATGTTAGCCAACACAAAAGTTGCACACGGCAGGTCTGAGATCTTCCACTTGCTACTCGCTCTTGTCAAGACATTAGGTGATTATAAGGCTGTCATGGGTGAAGTGTTGGGGAAGCATAACAAGGCTCTGGAGCATCAAGTTCTTCCAATTACTTCTGCAGATGCCAAAGTAGTTCAGCCAGTTGCCCAAAATAAGCAAGTCTACCTTAAG CAAGGCCATTGTCCATCTCCAGAGAAGCGCAAGGCCATTGTCCATCTCCAGAGAAGCGCAAGGCCAATAGCCCACTAG